One window from the genome of Salvelinus fontinalis isolate EN_2023a chromosome 3, ASM2944872v1, whole genome shotgun sequence encodes:
- the tmf1 gene encoding TATA element modulatory factor isoform X3, whose translation MSWFSSTQLSSFAKQALTTAQKSIDRVLDIKEDEWGDTVVMPYDDLPGKTPLSGGWGMTQWDSTPEECTTTLPPSSEAITTPVTRMVVDETENFFSAFLPTGELQGVMDTQVVSVPPTKSHRRPQEKDEEDKDTVVKDDVDPHKTGLTETNRLEDQEATENQAVLTESSSLWSSSEIVLVQTPDPPVLAQGDSPDDTDSPLISESWVESTVDDTTAVSEDAQTERPFTPSETQPDYDDQISEPTINTELEPPFNPSPPTPPREILLEAKDPKAGDRQSDTPSPKSEDRQSNTPSPPVSAFSSGTSTTSDIEVLDHESVQSESSASSRQEIAEAKAGLHLMQGSFQLLSASACGDFPRLEDYPKLTESCGSSSDAFERIDSFSMQSLDSRSVSEVNSDDEIPGSRTLASVTAGPTPSPPVRVATTAQEREEEEEEQQQEEEEDEEGLTETMKDQSLDENEMEESGRSATPVNSEQPEDLIEQESEADVTLSGPTPGHEEQLPPPITEEKRGVSTCQILELQKVIDELSSRLEKRELQLLSVSKDKARLEEECDNLKDEVIGLKEESSSVQSLKEEFTQRIADTERKAQLACKERDIAKKEIKGMREELSTRLNSNETMEIIREKEEQIRELLEEGEKLSKQQLQHSNIIKKLRVKEKESETKITKQNKKLKEQEEELKHLQQVLDEKEEVEKQHRDNIKKLNVVVERQEKDMTKLQSDSEELLENNRSLQAALDNSYKELAALHKAKASHASEAQEAALSRETQAKEELALALVKAQEEARMQQDALVNQVADLRLALQRAEQQQARKEDYLREEISDLQQRLQGAETRNQELSQSVTSATRPLLRQIENLQASLGGQTASWEKLEKSISDRLVEAQAQLAVAVEKERAATEELMAIKAQLASLESQNSLLRQEKGRLHGQLDAEKTRREKLEDDSSREHVELENLRGEHTRTQEEAKKEKLLLTNQLEMEKMKVEQEKKKCYLAQEALKEKERKILVHSVGEPPASSTPSLSRSSSISGVDHAGLHSSFSQEDSLGHSLGTMTMSMSGTNLYEAARLSGGSSIIENLQSQLKLREGEIAQLQLEIASLERTRSSMAEEMVRLTNQNEEMEDSVKEIPTLKVQLQELEQRHNTILQMYGEKAEEAEELRLDLEDVKNMFKTQIDELLKNQK comes from the exons ATGAGTTGGTTCAGTTCTACCCAACTGTCAAGCTTTGCCAAACAAGCTTTGACAACAGCTCAGAAGTCCATCGACCGAGTGCTGGACATTAAAGAAGACGAATGGGGTGACACAGTGGTAATGCCTTATGACG ATCTACCAGGGAAGACTCCATTGAGTGGTGGATGGGGGATGACACAATGGGACTCTACCCCGGAGGAATGCACCACAACTCTCCCCCCATCATCTGAGGCCATCACGACCCCTGTCACCCGCATGGTTGTGGATGAAACAGAGAACTTCTTCAGTGCTTTTCTGCCCACAGGAGAGCTCCAGGGTGTTATGGACACCCAGGTTGTCTCTGTGCCGCCCACCAAGTCCCACAGGCGGCCACAGGAGAAGGATGAGGAGGACAAGGATACTGTGGTTAAGGATGACGTGGACCCTCACAAGACAGGCCTGACAGAGACCAACAGACTGGAAGACCAGGAAGCTACTGAGAACCAGGCTGTCCTGACTGAGTCCTCAAGTCTATGGTCTTCCTCTGAAATCGTTCTCGTTCAGACACCAGACCCTCCAGTCCTGGCTCAGGGTGATTCTCCTGATGACACTGACAGTCCACTAATCAGTGAGAGCTGGGTAGAATCAACTGTGGATGATACAACTGCTGTTTCTGAGGATGCACAAACCGAACGACCATTTACTCCCTCAGAAACCCAACCTGATTATGATGATCAGATCTCTGAACCCACCATCAACACTGAACTGGAGCCCCCCTTCAATCCATCTCCTCCCACACCCCCTAGGGAAATCTTATTGGAGGCCAAAGATCCCAAAGCGGGGGACAGGCAGAGTGACACACCCTCCCCTAAATCGGaggacagacagagcaacaccccctcccctcctgtcAGCGCCTTCTCCTCAGGCACCTCCACCACCAGTGATATTGAGGTTTTGGACCATGAGAGTGTACAGAGTGAGAGTTCAGCCAGTTCCAGGCAGGAGATAGCAGAGGCCAAAGCAGGTCTCCACCTGATGCAGGGCTCCTTCCAGCTTCTCTCAGCCTCTGCCTGTGGGGACTTCCCCCGCTTGGAGGACTACCCCAAGCTGACCGAGAGCTGTGGATCCTCCTCAGATGCCTTTGAACGCATCGACTCGTTCAGCATGCAGTCCCTGGACAGCCGCAGTGTCAGCGAAGTCAACTCTGATGATGAGATCCCAGGGAGCCGGACGCTGGCATCTGTCACCGCAGGGCCCACGCCTTCGCCGCCTGTCAGAGTGGCAACCACTGCACAGGAacgggaagaagaagaggaggagcagcagcaggaggaggaagaagacgaGGAGGGGCTAACAGAAACAATGAAGGATCAGTCTCTGGATGAGAATGAGATGGAGGAGAGTGGTCGCAGTGCCACGCCTGTTAACAGCGAGCAGCCTGAGGACCTAATAGAACAGGAATCAGAGGCGGACGTCACGCTGTCAGGTCCCACCCCTGGCCATGAGGAACAGTTACCCCCACCAATAACGGAAGAGAAAAGAGGGGTGTCAACATGTCAGATTCTGGAGCTTCAAAAG GTAATTGATGAGCTGTCAAGCCGCCTTGAGAAGAGGGAGTTACAGCTGCTGTCAGTCAGCAAAGACAAGGCCAGGCTGGAGGAGGAGTGTGACAACCTTAAAGA TGAGGTGATAGGTCTTAAGGAGGAGAGTTCCAGTGTGCAGTCTCTGAAGGAGGAGTTCACTCAGCGCATCGCAGACACAGAGAGGAAAGCCCAGCTAGCGTGCAAGGAGAGGGATATTGCCAAGAAG GAGATAAAGGGGATGAGGGAAGAGCTGTCCACCAGACTGAACTCCAACGAGACTATGGAGATCATCAGAGAGAAGGAGGAGCAGATCCGCGAActgctggaggagggtgagaagCTGTCCAAGCAGCAGCTGCAGCACTCCAACATCATCAAGAAGCTACGTGTgaaggagaaggagagcgagaccAAAATCACCAAACAGAACAAGAAGCTGAAAGAGCAGGAGGAAGAGCTCAAACACCTACAGCAG GTTCTGGATGAGAAGGAGGAAGTGGAGAAGCAGCACAGGGACAACATTAAGAAGCTGAACGTGGTGGTGGAGCGCCAGGAGAAGGACATGACCAAACTCCAGAGTGACTCAGAGGAGCTCCTGGAAAACAACAGGAGCCTGCAGGCTGCCCTCGACAACTCCTACAA GGAACTGGCTGCACTGCACAAAGCCAAGGCTAGCCATGCCAGCGAGGCCCAGGAGGCTGCTCTGAGCAGGGAGACCCAGGCCAAGGAGGAGCTGGCTCTGGCCCTGGTGAAGGCCCAGGAGGAGGCCCGCATGCAGCAGGATGCTCTGGTCAACCAGGTGGCTGATCTGCGGCTGGCTCTGCAGAGGGCTGAACAGCAGCAGGCCAGGAAAGAAGACTACCTGAGGGAGGAGATCAGTGACCTGCAGCAG AGACTGCAGGGGGCGGAGACCAGGAACCAAGAGCTGAGTCAGAGTGTTACCTCTGCAACGCGGCCGCTGCTCAGACAGATCGAGAACCTGCAGGCCTCGCTGGGGGGCCAGACAGCATCATGGGAGAAACTGGAGAAGAGCATCTCAGATCGACTAG TGGAAGCACAGGCCCAGCTGGCTGTTGCCGTGGAAAAGGAGCGTGCAGCAACTGAGGAGCTGATGGCCATTAAGGCCCAGCTGGCCTCACTGGAGTCCCAGAATTCCCTGCTTCGACAAGAGAAAGGGCGTCTCCACGGTCAGCTGGACGCAGAGAAGACCAGGCGGGAGAAACTGGAGGATGACAGCAGCAG GGAGCATGTGGAGCTGGAGAATCTGAGGGGAGAGCACACTCGAACACAGGAGGAGGCCAAGAAGGAGAAG CTCCTCCTGACCAATCAGCTGGAGATGGAGAAAATGAAGGTGGAGCAAGAGAAGAAGAAATGCTACCTAGCACAAGAGGCCCTGAAGGAAAAG GAGCGGAAGATATTGGTTCACTCTGTGGGTGAGCCCCCAGCCTCATCCACCCCCTCCCTGTCCCGTTCCAGCTCCATCAGCGGGGTAGACCATGCCGGCCTGCACTCCTCCTTCTCCCAG GAGGACTCTCTGGGTCACTCGTTGGGGACGATGACGATGTCTATGAGTGGGACCAACCTGTATGAGGCGGCTCGGCTCAGTGGAGGCTCCAGCATCATAGAGAACCTGCAATCCCAGCTCAAACTCCGAGAGGGAGAGATAGCACAGCTACAG CTGGAGATCGCTAGTCTGGAGAGGACTCGCTCGTCCATGGCGGAGGAGATGGTCAGATTGACCAATCAGAATGAGGAGATGGAGGACAGTGTGAAGGAGATCCCCACACTGAAAGTACAACTTCAG GAGCTGGAGCAGAGACACAACACCATCCTCCAGATGTATGGAGAGAAGGCTGAGGAGGCAGAGGAGCTGAGACTCGACCTGGAGGACGTCAAGAACATGTTCAAAACCCAGATTGACGAACTGCTCAAGAACCAGAAGTAG
- the tmf1 gene encoding TATA element modulatory factor isoform X1, whose product MSWFSSTQLSSFAKQALTTAQKSIDRVLDIKEDEWGDTVVMPYDDLPGKTPLSGGWGMTQWDSTPEECTTTLPPSSEAITTPVTRMVVDETENFFSAFLPTGELQGVMDTQVVSVPPTKSHRRPQEKDEEDKDTVVKDDVDPHKTGLTETNRLEDQEATENQAVLTESSSLWSSSEIVLVQTPDPPVLAQGDSPDDTDSPLISESWVESTVDDTTAVSEDAQTERPFTPSETQPDYDDQISEPTINTELEPPFNPSPPTPPREILLEAKDPKAGDRQSDTPSPKSEDRQSNTPSPPVSAFSSGTSTTSDIEVLDHESVQSESSASSRQEIAEAKAGLHLMQGSFQLLSASACGDFPRLEDYPKLTESCGSSSDAFERIDSFSMQSLDSRSVSEVNSDDEIPGSRTLASVTAGPTPSPPVRVATTAQEREEEEEEQQQEEEEDEEGLTETMKDQSLDENEMEESGRSATPVNSEQPEDLIEQESEADVTLSGPTPGHEEQLPPPITEEKRGVSTCQILELQKVIDELSSRLEKRELQLLSVSKDKARLEEECDNLKDEVIGLKEESSSVQSLKEEFTQRIADTERKAQLACKERDIAKKEIKGMREELSTRLNSNETMEIIREKEEQIRELLEEGEKLSKQQLQHSNIIKKLRVKEKESETKITKQNKKLKEQEEELKHLQQVLDEKEEVEKQHRDNIKKLNVVVERQEKDMTKLQSDSEELLENNRSLQAALDNSYKELAALHKAKASHASEAQEAALSRETQAKEELALALVKAQEEARMQQDALVNQVADLRLALQRAEQQQARKEDYLREEISDLQQRLQGAETRNQELSQSVTSATRPLLRQIENLQASLGGQTASWEKLEKSISDRLVEAQAQLAVAVEKERAATEELMAIKAQLASLESQNSLLRQEKGRLHGQLDAEKTRREKLEDDSSREHVELENLRGEHTRTQEEAKKEKLLLTNQLEMEKMKVEQEKKKCYLAQEALKEKVDLFINERKILVHSVGEPPASSTPSLSRSSSISGVDHAGLHSSFSQEDSLGHSLGTMTMSMSGTNLYEAARLSGGSSIIENLQSQLKLREGEIAQLQLEIASLERTRSSMAEEMVRLTNQNEEMEDSVKEIPTLKVQLQELEQRHNTILQMYGEKAEEAEELRLDLEDVKNMFKTQIDELLKNQK is encoded by the exons ATGAGTTGGTTCAGTTCTACCCAACTGTCAAGCTTTGCCAAACAAGCTTTGACAACAGCTCAGAAGTCCATCGACCGAGTGCTGGACATTAAAGAAGACGAATGGGGTGACACAGTGGTAATGCCTTATGACG ATCTACCAGGGAAGACTCCATTGAGTGGTGGATGGGGGATGACACAATGGGACTCTACCCCGGAGGAATGCACCACAACTCTCCCCCCATCATCTGAGGCCATCACGACCCCTGTCACCCGCATGGTTGTGGATGAAACAGAGAACTTCTTCAGTGCTTTTCTGCCCACAGGAGAGCTCCAGGGTGTTATGGACACCCAGGTTGTCTCTGTGCCGCCCACCAAGTCCCACAGGCGGCCACAGGAGAAGGATGAGGAGGACAAGGATACTGTGGTTAAGGATGACGTGGACCCTCACAAGACAGGCCTGACAGAGACCAACAGACTGGAAGACCAGGAAGCTACTGAGAACCAGGCTGTCCTGACTGAGTCCTCAAGTCTATGGTCTTCCTCTGAAATCGTTCTCGTTCAGACACCAGACCCTCCAGTCCTGGCTCAGGGTGATTCTCCTGATGACACTGACAGTCCACTAATCAGTGAGAGCTGGGTAGAATCAACTGTGGATGATACAACTGCTGTTTCTGAGGATGCACAAACCGAACGACCATTTACTCCCTCAGAAACCCAACCTGATTATGATGATCAGATCTCTGAACCCACCATCAACACTGAACTGGAGCCCCCCTTCAATCCATCTCCTCCCACACCCCCTAGGGAAATCTTATTGGAGGCCAAAGATCCCAAAGCGGGGGACAGGCAGAGTGACACACCCTCCCCTAAATCGGaggacagacagagcaacaccccctcccctcctgtcAGCGCCTTCTCCTCAGGCACCTCCACCACCAGTGATATTGAGGTTTTGGACCATGAGAGTGTACAGAGTGAGAGTTCAGCCAGTTCCAGGCAGGAGATAGCAGAGGCCAAAGCAGGTCTCCACCTGATGCAGGGCTCCTTCCAGCTTCTCTCAGCCTCTGCCTGTGGGGACTTCCCCCGCTTGGAGGACTACCCCAAGCTGACCGAGAGCTGTGGATCCTCCTCAGATGCCTTTGAACGCATCGACTCGTTCAGCATGCAGTCCCTGGACAGCCGCAGTGTCAGCGAAGTCAACTCTGATGATGAGATCCCAGGGAGCCGGACGCTGGCATCTGTCACCGCAGGGCCCACGCCTTCGCCGCCTGTCAGAGTGGCAACCACTGCACAGGAacgggaagaagaagaggaggagcagcagcaggaggaggaagaagacgaGGAGGGGCTAACAGAAACAATGAAGGATCAGTCTCTGGATGAGAATGAGATGGAGGAGAGTGGTCGCAGTGCCACGCCTGTTAACAGCGAGCAGCCTGAGGACCTAATAGAACAGGAATCAGAGGCGGACGTCACGCTGTCAGGTCCCACCCCTGGCCATGAGGAACAGTTACCCCCACCAATAACGGAAGAGAAAAGAGGGGTGTCAACATGTCAGATTCTGGAGCTTCAAAAG GTAATTGATGAGCTGTCAAGCCGCCTTGAGAAGAGGGAGTTACAGCTGCTGTCAGTCAGCAAAGACAAGGCCAGGCTGGAGGAGGAGTGTGACAACCTTAAAGA TGAGGTGATAGGTCTTAAGGAGGAGAGTTCCAGTGTGCAGTCTCTGAAGGAGGAGTTCACTCAGCGCATCGCAGACACAGAGAGGAAAGCCCAGCTAGCGTGCAAGGAGAGGGATATTGCCAAGAAG GAGATAAAGGGGATGAGGGAAGAGCTGTCCACCAGACTGAACTCCAACGAGACTATGGAGATCATCAGAGAGAAGGAGGAGCAGATCCGCGAActgctggaggagggtgagaagCTGTCCAAGCAGCAGCTGCAGCACTCCAACATCATCAAGAAGCTACGTGTgaaggagaaggagagcgagaccAAAATCACCAAACAGAACAAGAAGCTGAAAGAGCAGGAGGAAGAGCTCAAACACCTACAGCAG GTTCTGGATGAGAAGGAGGAAGTGGAGAAGCAGCACAGGGACAACATTAAGAAGCTGAACGTGGTGGTGGAGCGCCAGGAGAAGGACATGACCAAACTCCAGAGTGACTCAGAGGAGCTCCTGGAAAACAACAGGAGCCTGCAGGCTGCCCTCGACAACTCCTACAA GGAACTGGCTGCACTGCACAAAGCCAAGGCTAGCCATGCCAGCGAGGCCCAGGAGGCTGCTCTGAGCAGGGAGACCCAGGCCAAGGAGGAGCTGGCTCTGGCCCTGGTGAAGGCCCAGGAGGAGGCCCGCATGCAGCAGGATGCTCTGGTCAACCAGGTGGCTGATCTGCGGCTGGCTCTGCAGAGGGCTGAACAGCAGCAGGCCAGGAAAGAAGACTACCTGAGGGAGGAGATCAGTGACCTGCAGCAG AGACTGCAGGGGGCGGAGACCAGGAACCAAGAGCTGAGTCAGAGTGTTACCTCTGCAACGCGGCCGCTGCTCAGACAGATCGAGAACCTGCAGGCCTCGCTGGGGGGCCAGACAGCATCATGGGAGAAACTGGAGAAGAGCATCTCAGATCGACTAG TGGAAGCACAGGCCCAGCTGGCTGTTGCCGTGGAAAAGGAGCGTGCAGCAACTGAGGAGCTGATGGCCATTAAGGCCCAGCTGGCCTCACTGGAGTCCCAGAATTCCCTGCTTCGACAAGAGAAAGGGCGTCTCCACGGTCAGCTGGACGCAGAGAAGACCAGGCGGGAGAAACTGGAGGATGACAGCAGCAG GGAGCATGTGGAGCTGGAGAATCTGAGGGGAGAGCACACTCGAACACAGGAGGAGGCCAAGAAGGAGAAG CTCCTCCTGACCAATCAGCTGGAGATGGAGAAAATGAAGGTGGAGCAAGAGAAGAAGAAATGCTACCTAGCACAAGAGGCCCTGAAGGAAAAGGTAGATCTATTTATCAAT GAGCGGAAGATATTGGTTCACTCTGTGGGTGAGCCCCCAGCCTCATCCACCCCCTCCCTGTCCCGTTCCAGCTCCATCAGCGGGGTAGACCATGCCGGCCTGCACTCCTCCTTCTCCCAG GAGGACTCTCTGGGTCACTCGTTGGGGACGATGACGATGTCTATGAGTGGGACCAACCTGTATGAGGCGGCTCGGCTCAGTGGAGGCTCCAGCATCATAGAGAACCTGCAATCCCAGCTCAAACTCCGAGAGGGAGAGATAGCACAGCTACAG CTGGAGATCGCTAGTCTGGAGAGGACTCGCTCGTCCATGGCGGAGGAGATGGTCAGATTGACCAATCAGAATGAGGAGATGGAGGACAGTGTGAAGGAGATCCCCACACTGAAAGTACAACTTCAG GAGCTGGAGCAGAGACACAACACCATCCTCCAGATGTATGGAGAGAAGGCTGAGGAGGCAGAGGAGCTGAGACTCGACCTGGAGGACGTCAAGAACATGTTCAAAACCCAGATTGACGAACTGCTCAAGAACCAGAAGTAG
- the tmf1 gene encoding TATA element modulatory factor isoform X2 yields the protein MSWFSSTQLSSFAKQALTTAQKSIDRVLDIKEDEWGDTVVMPYDDLPGKTPLSGGWGMTQWDSTPEECTTTLPPSSEAITTPVTRMVVDETENFFSAFLPTGELQGVMDTQVVSVPPTKSHRRPQEKDEEDKDTVVKDDVDPHKTGLTETNRLEDQEATENQAVLTESSSLWSSSEIVLVQTPDPPVLAQGDSPDDTDSPLISESWVESTVDDTTAVSEDAQTERPFTPSETQPDYDDQISEPTINTELEPPFNPSPPTPPREILLEAKDPKAGDRQSDTPSPKSEDRQSNTPSPPVSAFSSGTSTTSDIEVLDHESVQSESSASSRQEIAEAKAGLHLMQGSFQLLSASACGDFPRLEDYPKLTESCGSSSDAFERIDSFSMQSLDSRSVSEVNSDDEIPGSRTLASVTAGPTPSPPVRVATTAQEREEEEEEQQQEEEEDEEGLTETMKDQSLDENEMEESGRSATPVNSEQPEDLIEQESEADVTLSGPTPGHEEQLPPPITEEKRGVSTCQILELQKVIDELSSRLEKRELQLLSVSKDKARLEEECDNLKDEVIGLKEESSSVQSLKEEFTQRIADTERKAQLACKERDIAKKIKGMREELSTRLNSNETMEIIREKEEQIRELLEEGEKLSKQQLQHSNIIKKLRVKEKESETKITKQNKKLKEQEEELKHLQQVLDEKEEVEKQHRDNIKKLNVVVERQEKDMTKLQSDSEELLENNRSLQAALDNSYKELAALHKAKASHASEAQEAALSRETQAKEELALALVKAQEEARMQQDALVNQVADLRLALQRAEQQQARKEDYLREEISDLQQRLQGAETRNQELSQSVTSATRPLLRQIENLQASLGGQTASWEKLEKSISDRLVEAQAQLAVAVEKERAATEELMAIKAQLASLESQNSLLRQEKGRLHGQLDAEKTRREKLEDDSSREHVELENLRGEHTRTQEEAKKEKLLLTNQLEMEKMKVEQEKKKCYLAQEALKEKVDLFINERKILVHSVGEPPASSTPSLSRSSSISGVDHAGLHSSFSQEDSLGHSLGTMTMSMSGTNLYEAARLSGGSSIIENLQSQLKLREGEIAQLQLEIASLERTRSSMAEEMVRLTNQNEEMEDSVKEIPTLKVQLQELEQRHNTILQMYGEKAEEAEELRLDLEDVKNMFKTQIDELLKNQK from the exons ATGAGTTGGTTCAGTTCTACCCAACTGTCAAGCTTTGCCAAACAAGCTTTGACAACAGCTCAGAAGTCCATCGACCGAGTGCTGGACATTAAAGAAGACGAATGGGGTGACACAGTGGTAATGCCTTATGACG ATCTACCAGGGAAGACTCCATTGAGTGGTGGATGGGGGATGACACAATGGGACTCTACCCCGGAGGAATGCACCACAACTCTCCCCCCATCATCTGAGGCCATCACGACCCCTGTCACCCGCATGGTTGTGGATGAAACAGAGAACTTCTTCAGTGCTTTTCTGCCCACAGGAGAGCTCCAGGGTGTTATGGACACCCAGGTTGTCTCTGTGCCGCCCACCAAGTCCCACAGGCGGCCACAGGAGAAGGATGAGGAGGACAAGGATACTGTGGTTAAGGATGACGTGGACCCTCACAAGACAGGCCTGACAGAGACCAACAGACTGGAAGACCAGGAAGCTACTGAGAACCAGGCTGTCCTGACTGAGTCCTCAAGTCTATGGTCTTCCTCTGAAATCGTTCTCGTTCAGACACCAGACCCTCCAGTCCTGGCTCAGGGTGATTCTCCTGATGACACTGACAGTCCACTAATCAGTGAGAGCTGGGTAGAATCAACTGTGGATGATACAACTGCTGTTTCTGAGGATGCACAAACCGAACGACCATTTACTCCCTCAGAAACCCAACCTGATTATGATGATCAGATCTCTGAACCCACCATCAACACTGAACTGGAGCCCCCCTTCAATCCATCTCCTCCCACACCCCCTAGGGAAATCTTATTGGAGGCCAAAGATCCCAAAGCGGGGGACAGGCAGAGTGACACACCCTCCCCTAAATCGGaggacagacagagcaacaccccctcccctcctgtcAGCGCCTTCTCCTCAGGCACCTCCACCACCAGTGATATTGAGGTTTTGGACCATGAGAGTGTACAGAGTGAGAGTTCAGCCAGTTCCAGGCAGGAGATAGCAGAGGCCAAAGCAGGTCTCCACCTGATGCAGGGCTCCTTCCAGCTTCTCTCAGCCTCTGCCTGTGGGGACTTCCCCCGCTTGGAGGACTACCCCAAGCTGACCGAGAGCTGTGGATCCTCCTCAGATGCCTTTGAACGCATCGACTCGTTCAGCATGCAGTCCCTGGACAGCCGCAGTGTCAGCGAAGTCAACTCTGATGATGAGATCCCAGGGAGCCGGACGCTGGCATCTGTCACCGCAGGGCCCACGCCTTCGCCGCCTGTCAGAGTGGCAACCACTGCACAGGAacgggaagaagaagaggaggagcagcagcaggaggaggaagaagacgaGGAGGGGCTAACAGAAACAATGAAGGATCAGTCTCTGGATGAGAATGAGATGGAGGAGAGTGGTCGCAGTGCCACGCCTGTTAACAGCGAGCAGCCTGAGGACCTAATAGAACAGGAATCAGAGGCGGACGTCACGCTGTCAGGTCCCACCCCTGGCCATGAGGAACAGTTACCCCCACCAATAACGGAAGAGAAAAGAGGGGTGTCAACATGTCAGATTCTGGAGCTTCAAAAG GTAATTGATGAGCTGTCAAGCCGCCTTGAGAAGAGGGAGTTACAGCTGCTGTCAGTCAGCAAAGACAAGGCCAGGCTGGAGGAGGAGTGTGACAACCTTAAAGA TGAGGTGATAGGTCTTAAGGAGGAGAGTTCCAGTGTGCAGTCTCTGAAGGAGGAGTTCACTCAGCGCATCGCAGACACAGAGAGGAAAGCCCAGCTAGCGTGCAAGGAGAGGGATATTGCCAAGAAG ATAAAGGGGATGAGGGAAGAGCTGTCCACCAGACTGAACTCCAACGAGACTATGGAGATCATCAGAGAGAAGGAGGAGCAGATCCGCGAActgctggaggagggtgagaagCTGTCCAAGCAGCAGCTGCAGCACTCCAACATCATCAAGAAGCTACGTGTgaaggagaaggagagcgagaccAAAATCACCAAACAGAACAAGAAGCTGAAAGAGCAGGAGGAAGAGCTCAAACACCTACAGCAG GTTCTGGATGAGAAGGAGGAAGTGGAGAAGCAGCACAGGGACAACATTAAGAAGCTGAACGTGGTGGTGGAGCGCCAGGAGAAGGACATGACCAAACTCCAGAGTGACTCAGAGGAGCTCCTGGAAAACAACAGGAGCCTGCAGGCTGCCCTCGACAACTCCTACAA GGAACTGGCTGCACTGCACAAAGCCAAGGCTAGCCATGCCAGCGAGGCCCAGGAGGCTGCTCTGAGCAGGGAGACCCAGGCCAAGGAGGAGCTGGCTCTGGCCCTGGTGAAGGCCCAGGAGGAGGCCCGCATGCAGCAGGATGCTCTGGTCAACCAGGTGGCTGATCTGCGGCTGGCTCTGCAGAGGGCTGAACAGCAGCAGGCCAGGAAAGAAGACTACCTGAGGGAGGAGATCAGTGACCTGCAGCAG AGACTGCAGGGGGCGGAGACCAGGAACCAAGAGCTGAGTCAGAGTGTTACCTCTGCAACGCGGCCGCTGCTCAGACAGATCGAGAACCTGCAGGCCTCGCTGGGGGGCCAGACAGCATCATGGGAGAAACTGGAGAAGAGCATCTCAGATCGACTAG TGGAAGCACAGGCCCAGCTGGCTGTTGCCGTGGAAAAGGAGCGTGCAGCAACTGAGGAGCTGATGGCCATTAAGGCCCAGCTGGCCTCACTGGAGTCCCAGAATTCCCTGCTTCGACAAGAGAAAGGGCGTCTCCACGGTCAGCTGGACGCAGAGAAGACCAGGCGGGAGAAACTGGAGGATGACAGCAGCAG GGAGCATGTGGAGCTGGAGAATCTGAGGGGAGAGCACACTCGAACACAGGAGGAGGCCAAGAAGGAGAAG CTCCTCCTGACCAATCAGCTGGAGATGGAGAAAATGAAGGTGGAGCAAGAGAAGAAGAAATGCTACCTAGCACAAGAGGCCCTGAAGGAAAAGGTAGATCTATTTATCAAT GAGCGGAAGATATTGGTTCACTCTGTGGGTGAGCCCCCAGCCTCATCCACCCCCTCCCTGTCCCGTTCCAGCTCCATCAGCGGGGTAGACCATGCCGGCCTGCACTCCTCCTTCTCCCAG GAGGACTCTCTGGGTCACTCGTTGGGGACGATGACGATGTCTATGAGTGGGACCAACCTGTATGAGGCGGCTCGGCTCAGTGGAGGCTCCAGCATCATAGAGAACCTGCAATCCCAGCTCAAACTCCGAGAGGGAGAGATAGCACAGCTACAG CTGGAGATCGCTAGTCTGGAGAGGACTCGCTCGTCCATGGCGGAGGAGATGGTCAGATTGACCAATCAGAATGAGGAGATGGAGGACAGTGTGAAGGAGATCCCCACACTGAAAGTACAACTTCAG GAGCTGGAGCAGAGACACAACACCATCCTCCAGATGTATGGAGAGAAGGCTGAGGAGGCAGAGGAGCTGAGACTCGACCTGGAGGACGTCAAGAACATGTTCAAAACCCAGATTGACGAACTGCTCAAGAACCAGAAGTAG